In the genome of Natronorubrum sediminis, one region contains:
- a CDS encoding iron-containing alcohol dehydrogenase family protein → MLPSDSTFSFEYADSTVHFGRNSVANLEECLAEHGAQSALIVCGSNVGANADLMGPLREGLGSRLGGVFDGTTPDKSIEDVFAGIEAIRESDPDVLVGVGGGSSLDIARQMSVLEADGRSLEEIKRAAREGGLTPPEPERPPKPVIVIPTTFAGAADSSGGSIIVLSADESPTAQPVRIGGSLRPIAMFYDPALFETTPTSVLAGSAMNGFNKGLETIYSSASNPITDATAVHGLRLLQDGFTRLSSDRPDGMDESVVGTILVQFERNTNVIHAFGHGFSRRYPVQQGKIHAIVAPHVLEYLFDEADARRNVLAEGLNVDTARASDPAIGEAIVTEVRKVRNGFELPTRLRDLEPVREEDIPKIAEFIVSDTAMARAPESVPMGEGEVEEIIRSAW, encoded by the coding sequence ATGCTACCATCCGACAGTACGTTCAGTTTCGAGTACGCAGACAGCACTGTACACTTTGGGCGAAACTCGGTCGCGAATCTCGAGGAATGTTTAGCAGAACACGGAGCGCAATCGGCCTTGATCGTCTGCGGGTCGAACGTTGGGGCGAACGCCGACTTGATGGGGCCACTTCGAGAGGGATTGGGAAGTCGTCTCGGTGGCGTATTCGATGGAACGACGCCCGACAAATCGATCGAAGACGTGTTTGCTGGTATCGAAGCGATCAGGGAGTCGGATCCGGACGTGTTAGTCGGAGTCGGCGGAGGGAGTAGTCTGGACATCGCTCGTCAGATGAGTGTCCTCGAAGCGGATGGACGGTCACTCGAGGAGATCAAACGAGCGGCACGGGAAGGTGGACTTACTCCACCGGAGCCCGAAAGGCCACCGAAGCCAGTGATCGTGATCCCGACGACGTTTGCCGGTGCGGCCGACTCGTCGGGTGGTTCCATAATCGTCCTGTCGGCCGATGAATCACCGACAGCGCAGCCGGTTCGAATCGGTGGGTCGCTTCGGCCAATCGCGATGTTCTACGATCCCGCCCTGTTCGAAACGACTCCGACGAGCGTCCTCGCTGGCTCGGCGATGAATGGGTTCAACAAAGGCCTCGAGACGATTTATTCGTCCGCTTCGAACCCGATCACCGACGCTACCGCAGTTCACGGCCTTCGATTGCTGCAGGATGGCTTTACTCGCCTCTCGAGTGATCGACCAGACGGAATGGACGAATCCGTGGTCGGAACGATACTGGTCCAGTTCGAACGGAACACGAACGTTATCCACGCGTTCGGCCACGGGTTTTCCCGTCGGTATCCCGTACAACAGGGGAAGATTCACGCGATCGTCGCACCGCACGTGCTCGAATACCTATTCGACGAGGCCGATGCGAGACGAAACGTCTTGGCGGAGGGGTTGAACGTCGATACCGCTCGCGCGTCCGACCCGGCGATCGGTGAAGCGATCGTCACCGAAGTGCGGAAGGTGCGAAACGGATTCGAGTTACCGACGCGACTGCGCGACCTCGAGCCCGTCAGGGAAGAAGATATTCCGAAGATTGCCGAGTTCATCGTCTCCGACACCGCGATGGCCAGAGCCCCCGAATCCGTTCCGATGGGGGAAGGCGAGGTCGAGGAAATCATTCGAAGCGCTTGGTAA
- a CDS encoding CoA transferase, with the protein MELRGMVLDDITIVDLTRVRAGPWCTQILSELGAEVIKVERPNVGDTARGSFPERDGMGVNFISRNRNKKSVEINLKSEEGTELLEDLIADADVLVENFSLGVMEEFGLGYEYLDSEVNSDLVYASIKGYGEKGPYKDQKGVDLVMQAEAGIMSVTGPEGGDPVKVGQAIGDIGAGLYSTIAILAALHERDTGGTGQKVETNLFGTILSFMEEYITMYGMTGEDPEPMGTRHQTSVPYELFETQDGHVVINTLGVGWETFATELLDAPELAEYDTTEARQNNYDEIMDVMNPKVKEKTTEEWLALSDEYGFPCGPLNQVSDVVDHPQARARDYVFEYDDDRLGEVLLHGHPLHFSNGERDIRSGPPDLGEHTAEVLGQRLNLSEEELAQLEEEGVI; encoded by the coding sequence ATGGAATTACGCGGTATGGTATTAGATGACATTACCATAGTTGACCTGACCCGTGTACGGGCCGGGCCCTGGTGTACACAAATCCTGAGCGAACTGGGTGCAGAAGTAATCAAGGTGGAGCGACCCAACGTCGGTGACACTGCTCGCGGTTCCTTCCCGGAACGAGACGGAATGGGCGTGAATTTCATCTCGAGAAATCGGAACAAGAAGAGCGTCGAGATCAATCTGAAGAGTGAGGAAGGGACGGAACTCCTCGAGGACCTGATTGCAGATGCGGACGTTCTCGTCGAAAACTTTAGCCTGGGCGTCATGGAAGAGTTCGGCCTCGGCTACGAGTATCTCGATTCGGAGGTTAACTCCGACCTCGTGTACGCGTCGATAAAGGGGTACGGCGAAAAAGGACCCTACAAGGATCAAAAGGGGGTGGACCTCGTCATGCAAGCCGAAGCGGGGATCATGAGCGTCACCGGTCCCGAAGGCGGTGATCCGGTCAAAGTCGGTCAGGCAATCGGCGATATCGGTGCCGGATTGTACTCCACTATTGCAATTCTGGCGGCGTTGCACGAACGAGATACCGGCGGAACCGGCCAAAAGGTCGAAACGAACCTCTTCGGGACCATCCTCTCGTTCATGGAGGAGTACATCACGATGTACGGAATGACGGGGGAGGATCCCGAGCCAATGGGTACTCGACACCAAACGAGCGTCCCCTACGAGTTGTTCGAGACGCAGGACGGCCACGTGGTGATAAACACGCTCGGCGTCGGTTGGGAAACCTTCGCTACCGAATTGCTCGATGCACCCGAGTTAGCGGAGTACGATACGACCGAGGCACGTCAAAACAACTACGACGAAATCATGGACGTCATGAACCCGAAAGTCAAGGAAAAAACGACCGAGGAATGGCTCGCCCTCTCGGACGAGTATGGGTTTCCGTGTGGCCCACTCAATCAGGTGAGTGACGTCGTTGACCACCCGCAAGCGCGCGCTCGAGACTACGTGTTCGAGTACGACGACGACCGATTAGGAGAAGTTCTCCTCCACGGCCATCCGCTTCACTTCTCGAACGGCGAGCGAGACATTCGTTCCGGACCACCTGACCTGGGTGAACACACCGCTGAAGTACTCGGCCAACGCCTCAACCTTTCAGAGGAGGAACTCGCGCAACTGGAAGAAGAGGGCGTAATCTAA
- a CDS encoding M28 family peptidase → MDSQTSPDRAFGNAPMMLSNNGIGDAYASEIRWRLFERLTDIGSRMPASDGERRGAQILEDHFDEHGLTDVSTTEFSVPSWSRGTSSLVLSNPVDRTFAGEHEVLALPGSPAETVTGEIIDVGAGLPEHFESKPVDGNIALVSSQNPAEYGRAINRIEKYVLAENAGATGFVYYNDVPGSIAPTGTVGFGRNGPGKIPAVGITREVSRRIKRWLDRGTVSVTLSVDADIGRGTSRNVEAVLGPEGDEEVLLTSHVDAHDIGDGARDNAAGCALAAEVGRLLATVSELGCPVRVVCFGSEEIGLYGSTQWANDNDLDRINCQVNLDGIGFSRSLMVTGTNPVVDPFVTASDELGVPIRTETKMSPFNDAWPFAREGVPVATCRSAPKQSDRVVRYGHEEWGHTHADTADKLDKRDLRDLSIQIAEGVATATRVVDGERLTPAETVTHLPSGTGRYFELSNREDGL, encoded by the coding sequence ATGGACAGCCAAACGAGCCCCGATCGAGCGTTCGGGAACGCGCCGATGATGCTATCGAACAACGGTATCGGTGACGCCTACGCCTCGGAAATCCGGTGGCGGCTCTTCGAACGGCTAACGGATATCGGGAGTCGGATGCCAGCCAGCGATGGCGAACGACGCGGGGCTCAAATTCTCGAGGATCACTTCGACGAGCACGGGTTGACAGACGTGTCCACCACCGAGTTCAGTGTTCCATCGTGGAGCCGAGGAACATCGTCGCTCGTTCTCTCGAATCCCGTCGACAGAACGTTCGCCGGCGAACACGAGGTGCTCGCGCTACCGGGCTCGCCCGCCGAAACGGTTACCGGGGAGATCATCGACGTTGGGGCTGGCCTCCCGGAACACTTCGAATCGAAACCCGTGGACGGCAACATCGCGCTCGTCTCGAGCCAAAACCCGGCCGAATACGGCCGGGCGATCAACCGGATCGAAAAGTACGTGCTGGCCGAAAACGCGGGTGCCACAGGGTTCGTCTACTACAACGACGTCCCCGGGAGCATCGCGCCGACCGGCACCGTCGGATTCGGCCGGAACGGACCGGGGAAGATACCCGCGGTCGGAATCACTCGAGAAGTCAGCCGTCGGATCAAACGATGGCTCGATCGCGGGACGGTTTCGGTTACGCTCTCCGTCGACGCAGATATCGGCCGCGGCACGTCACGCAACGTCGAGGCGGTGCTCGGGCCCGAAGGCGACGAAGAGGTCCTACTCACCAGTCACGTCGATGCCCACGATATCGGAGACGGTGCGCGTGACAACGCCGCCGGATGTGCGCTGGCCGCCGAGGTAGGTCGGTTGCTCGCAACCGTTTCGGAACTCGGCTGTCCCGTGCGTGTCGTCTGCTTCGGAAGCGAAGAGATCGGACTGTACGGGTCGACTCAGTGGGCGAACGACAACGACCTGGATCGAATTAACTGTCAGGTGAACCTCGACGGAATCGGGTTTAGCCGATCGCTGATGGTCACGGGGACGAACCCGGTCGTCGATCCGTTCGTCACCGCCTCCGACGAACTGGGGGTGCCGATTCGAACCGAGACGAAAATGAGTCCGTTCAACGACGCATGGCCGTTCGCCCGCGAAGGGGTTCCGGTAGCTACCTGCCGGTCAGCGCCGAAACAGTCCGACCGAGTCGTTCGGTACGGGCACGAAGAGTGGGGACACACCCACGCCGATACAGCCGACAAATTAGACAAACGGGACCTACGAGACCTCTCGATTCAGATCGCAGAAGGTGTTGCAACCGCCACTCGAGTCGTCGACGGCGAACGACTCACACCGGCCGAAACGGTAACTCACCTCCCTTCCGGAACGGGTCGATACTTCGAACTCTCCAACAGAGAAGACGGGCTCTGA
- a CDS encoding enoyl-CoA hydratase/isomerase family protein, producing MTGTVKADIDGNVCTLTISNPGKRNAIGYTILEELIEQFERLDQRDDYPVVVLTGEGDHAFSAGFDLSVDRTEQTEEQKELWPRMISTLEEYEYPTIAMINGDTYGGAMELISTCDLRVGVRGATFGITPAKIGLVYKGTSIKRVIDVVGYPYAKELLFTGEPIDSNRADEIGLLNHLTDRDELEETTYDLAETIAGNAPLSLKYMKKIFRNLEEKTTPSDLEQDWVSRVRDEAFKSADHEEGIRSFNAGDDPEFVGE from the coding sequence ATGACCGGCACTGTCAAGGCCGACATAGACGGTAACGTATGTACGTTGACGATTAGCAACCCGGGAAAACGAAACGCAATCGGATACACGATTCTCGAGGAGTTGATCGAACAGTTCGAGCGGTTGGACCAGCGAGACGATTATCCAGTCGTCGTCCTCACGGGAGAGGGAGACCATGCATTTAGCGCTGGGTTCGACTTATCGGTAGATCGAACGGAACAGACGGAGGAGCAAAAAGAACTCTGGCCTCGCATGATCAGCACGCTCGAGGAGTACGAATACCCGACGATTGCGATGATAAACGGTGACACGTACGGCGGTGCGATGGAACTCATCTCGACGTGTGACCTCCGTGTCGGTGTGCGCGGGGCAACGTTCGGAATTACTCCCGCAAAAATCGGGTTAGTCTACAAGGGAACGTCGATCAAGCGAGTCATCGACGTCGTCGGCTACCCCTACGCGAAAGAACTCCTGTTCACCGGGGAACCAATCGACTCGAACAGGGCGGACGAGATCGGACTGTTGAACCATCTGACAGACCGAGACGAACTCGAGGAGACGACGTACGACCTGGCGGAGACGATCGCCGGGAACGCGCCGCTGTCGTTGAAATACATGAAGAAGATCTTCAGAAACCTCGAGGAGAAAACCACGCCATCGGACTTAGAACAGGACTGGGTCTCGAGAGTGCGTGACGAGGCGTTCAAGAGCGCCGACCACGAGGAAGGAATCAGATCGTTCAACGCGGGTGACGATCCGGAGTTCGTCGGCGAGTAG
- a CDS encoding tripartite tricarboxylate transporter permease has product MIGALQEALAIIFSGDTLLWLAAGLLLGIFVGAIPGVGTSLGMAILLPLTAPLESQDAIILLAAIYLGGNYGGSVAAILINAPGTSAAAATTLDGYPMSRKGEASRALAMSAISSTLGGFIGLGFLILISPVVTALVLQFRSQDYFLVSLLGILMITLIARGPLIKGVAIAGLGLLLTTVGVSPIGLEQRYTFGSVYLFDGVDFVAILIGLFAVSEMYKLMTESGGISKGDVGVSSEIAPGIRDALNRPKTIFKSSLIGIAVGAIPGAGASISTFIAYGEAVRSSNEEFGNGNPDGVVSVESCNNSTVGGSLIPTFSFGIPGGAATAVLLGGMLMHGLVPGPQMFDADLHITYSIFTALFLGNFIILAVGLLVITRIGIVTQVDTMYIIPVVLVVALSGSYLLRMNWVDVLTVLFMGIIGYYLRENNWSVIALVLGAVLGDLMESNLNRALQLSDGSFMIFVSRPLSLALVVACFLVLFGGHLKERAKRITAR; this is encoded by the coding sequence ATGATCGGAGCGCTTCAAGAAGCGCTCGCGATCATCTTCAGTGGAGACACACTACTGTGGTTGGCAGCGGGATTGTTGCTCGGGATATTCGTCGGGGCTATTCCTGGGGTCGGTACGTCCCTCGGCATGGCCATTTTGCTACCGCTGACCGCACCGCTAGAGAGCCAAGACGCAATTATTTTGCTCGCAGCGATATACCTCGGTGGAAACTACGGGGGAAGTGTTGCAGCAATCTTGATAAACGCACCCGGGACCTCAGCAGCTGCTGCGACGACGCTTGACGGCTATCCGATGTCACGAAAAGGAGAGGCATCGCGCGCGTTAGCCATGTCCGCAATCTCGTCGACCCTCGGCGGCTTTATCGGACTCGGTTTTCTTATCCTCATCTCACCAGTTGTGACGGCACTCGTCCTTCAATTCCGTTCACAAGATTATTTCCTTGTGTCGCTGCTCGGCATATTGATGATAACACTGATCGCTCGAGGACCGCTGATCAAGGGTGTTGCCATCGCCGGCCTCGGATTACTATTGACCACCGTCGGCGTCTCGCCGATAGGGCTCGAACAACGCTACACATTTGGGTCCGTATACTTGTTCGACGGAGTCGATTTCGTTGCGATCCTTATCGGCCTCTTCGCCGTCTCCGAGATGTACAAACTGATGACGGAGTCCGGTGGGATATCAAAAGGGGATGTCGGTGTAAGCAGTGAAATCGCACCGGGTATACGAGATGCCTTGAACCGGCCAAAGACGATATTCAAATCGTCGCTCATCGGCATCGCGGTTGGAGCGATTCCTGGTGCTGGCGCGTCAATTTCGACGTTTATCGCGTACGGAGAGGCCGTCAGAAGCTCGAACGAAGAGTTCGGGAATGGAAATCCAGACGGAGTTGTCTCTGTCGAGTCCTGTAACAACAGTACAGTCGGTGGGTCACTGATTCCAACCTTTTCGTTCGGTATTCCAGGCGGGGCGGCAACAGCCGTCTTGCTCGGTGGGATGTTGATGCACGGACTGGTTCCAGGACCGCAGATGTTCGACGCAGACCTGCACATCACCTACTCGATCTTTACCGCGTTGTTCTTGGGCAACTTCATCATTCTCGCAGTAGGATTGCTAGTGATCACGCGTATCGGAATCGTAACCCAAGTCGACACGATGTACATCATCCCAGTTGTTCTCGTCGTCGCACTGAGCGGGTCGTACCTGCTCCGGATGAACTGGGTCGACGTCCTTACGGTGTTGTTCATGGGGATCATCGGGTACTACCTCCGGGAGAACAACTGGTCGGTTATCGCACTCGTCCTTGGGGCTGTCCTCGGTGATCTTATGGAGTCGAACTTGAATCGTGCACTCCAATTGTCCGACGGGTCGTTCATGATCTTCGTCTCCCGACCGCTGTCTCTCGCTCTTGTTGTCGCCTGCTTCTTGGTCCTCTTTGGAGGACATCTCAAGGAGAGAGCAAAGCGAATTACGGCCAGGTGA
- a CDS encoding tripartite tricarboxylate transporter TctB family protein → MIEKTYSLDDVIAIVLVVIGLLAFHEARTSFPFEEGVFPMIASAIMAVSAAIWLLRPFLPSFLHSALIEYDEPAEIEELEDDLETVTHDEETTNEADTGLVDDRNMMYMLISITIGYVVLSYLIGFLWASPFFIVVYGMLMGFDLRDHAIIIAVAFLVVLGFAYFTTAPVDEGVLWGVNI, encoded by the coding sequence ATGATTGAAAAAACATACAGTTTAGATGACGTGATTGCAATAGTACTGGTCGTGATAGGGTTACTAGCTTTTCATGAAGCCCGGACGTCGTTTCCGTTTGAAGAAGGCGTGTTCCCGATGATCGCGTCGGCGATTATGGCGGTTTCAGCTGCCATTTGGCTTCTTCGACCATTTCTCCCGAGTTTTCTCCATTCAGCGTTGATCGAGTACGACGAGCCCGCAGAAATCGAGGAACTCGAGGACGATTTAGAGACAGTGACCCACGACGAAGAGACGACGAACGAAGCCGATACAGGCCTCGTCGATGATAGAAATATGATGTATATGCTGATCTCCATAACGATCGGGTACGTCGTCCTCTCGTATCTCATCGGGTTCCTATGGGCGAGTCCGTTCTTCATCGTCGTGTACGGTATGTTGATGGGATTCGACCTCCGGGATCATGCCATCATCATTGCGGTAGCCTTTTTGGTCGTTTTGGGATTTGCCTATTTCACTACCGCGCCAGTCGACGAGGGAGTGTTGTGGGGGGTTAACATATGA
- a CDS encoding Bug family tripartite tricarboxylate transporter substrate binding protein: MVEIVMQRRKFVQLAGAVSLAGLAGCSGGTDDGDFPSSDLRIVIPYSEGGGSDMYARQIGGVLEDETGEAITLENHEGSGGMIGVQEVVNSSQEGHDIFTHNLPTIALEHMQQDIDIFDLDDLRGQTIAVYATDVRMTVKNPDLDVETYEDLIDIQDEIDYGTPGGTEMGILQKADELHGFVPNNHVTYDGGADAAAAVASGELDIASAPEGNFEGPIESGDVEPFFVWASSGSSIYEDVPTIADDEMGGFEEFDWLSETQRAFWSSPDASDETLEWWEDALEDTMTSDEMESWSEETGSPIQFDGRDDANQAFEDAIEGMEEDIDIDEL; this comes from the coding sequence ATGGTTGAGATTGTCATGCAGCGACGCAAGTTTGTACAACTGGCAGGCGCTGTCTCGCTGGCCGGTCTAGCGGGATGCAGTGGTGGTACTGATGACGGTGATTTCCCCAGTAGCGATCTCAGGATCGTAATCCCGTACTCCGAAGGGGGTGGGAGTGACATGTACGCTCGTCAGATTGGTGGTGTACTCGAAGACGAAACTGGAGAGGCAATAACGCTAGAAAACCACGAGGGGTCGGGTGGAATGATCGGGGTCCAAGAAGTTGTGAACTCGAGCCAGGAAGGACACGATATATTCACACACAATTTGCCCACTATCGCATTGGAACACATGCAACAGGACATCGATATCTTCGATTTAGATGATCTACGTGGGCAAACGATCGCAGTATACGCGACCGACGTGCGAATGACGGTCAAAAACCCTGACCTGGATGTCGAGACCTACGAAGACTTGATAGACATACAGGATGAAATCGACTACGGTACCCCCGGCGGCACGGAAATGGGTATTCTCCAGAAGGCAGACGAACTCCACGGATTCGTACCGAATAACCACGTCACGTACGACGGAGGTGCAGATGCGGCAGCAGCGGTCGCATCCGGCGAACTAGACATTGCTTCAGCCCCCGAAGGGAACTTCGAAGGACCGATCGAATCGGGCGACGTCGAACCGTTTTTCGTGTGGGCCAGTAGTGGTTCTAGCATCTACGAGGACGTGCCGACGATTGCCGATGATGAAATGGGAGGGTTCGAGGAATTCGACTGGCTTAGTGAGACCCAACGTGCCTTCTGGAGCAGTCCCGACGCTTCGGACGAGACACTTGAGTGGTGGGAAGACGCCCTCGAGGACACGATGACGTCCGACGAAATGGAATCGTGGTCCGAGGAAACTGGCTCGCCGATTCAATTTGATGGAAGGGACGACGCGAACCAGGCGTTCGAAGATGCGATCGAAGGGATGGAAGAAGATATCGACATCGACGAGCTGTAA
- a CDS encoding universal stress protein: protein MAVVAAVDRSDQAKAVVREAESLATAFEEDLYVVHVMTRSEFTDIQRNHTEETGTAVDMETISKLAAEYAEEATVDIDVPHESLGLVGDPSSRVIEFADERDARYIVTGGRKRSPTGKAVFGSVSQSIILNADTTVVSTVGK from the coding sequence ATGGCCGTAGTCGCCGCAGTTGACCGTTCAGATCAAGCGAAGGCAGTCGTCAGAGAAGCTGAGAGTCTCGCAACAGCCTTCGAGGAGGACCTCTACGTGGTTCACGTGATGACAAGGTCCGAGTTCACTGACATTCAGCGAAATCATACCGAGGAAACAGGAACTGCAGTTGACATGGAAACAATCTCCAAACTTGCGGCAGAATATGCCGAAGAAGCGACCGTCGACATTGACGTCCCGCACGAATCGCTCGGGTTGGTGGGTGACCCCAGCTCGAGGGTAATCGAGTTTGCTGACGAACGCGACGCACGATATATCGTGACCGGCGGACGAAAACGATCGCCGACCGGGAAGGCTGTGTTCGGGAGCGTCTCTCAATCCATAATTTTGAACGCGGATACGACCGTCGTCTCCACCGTCGGAAAATGA